From Eriocheir sinensis breed Jianghai 21 chromosome 35, ASM2467909v1, whole genome shotgun sequence:
AATTAACATCATTTAAAACAGGAAGAAGGTCTCAACATACAAATACCAATAACATTAAATGCAGGAGGAGTAATGTCACTCAACAAAGTCAAAAACCCTGTCTTATACCTCTCATGTTTTCTATCCTACATTGCATAACTAATATGCAAATGATTGTGTACAACCCTCCAAGACTCCAGGTGTATACAGCCTTACCACATTTTGATACTATTAGAAACCTCAACATAGTTATTCACTTCATAAATCAAACAACTGTGAATGTATACTAAAAATAATTGCATATACATTGTGACTGTCCTAATCAAAATCATACTTTTTCTTAAAATTAGTAGTTTACTAGTTCATGTATGAAAAATAGTAGTAGACCCATCCCACTGCTATTGTGTCTTCCACTACTGCCATTCACTGCTATCACACAGCCTAAAAGCTGCCATCCTCATGGTATCACGCACCTGAAATGCGCTGTCATGCACACAAAACCTGAGTCCGTTAGTGGATTTGAATAACCCAGGCTGTGTGGTACATGGCAGCTGATTGCTGTCATGGACCATCCTTGCTCAGTGAATGGTCGATGCTCCAGCCATTCTCCCGCTTATTCAATCAAGTGCACATCTCTCTACTGACAGCAGTGAAAGCTCCCTTGCATTTGGTTGATGAAACACCCACCAAATGTTGTGCAACATTATGCAATGGAGTGAACAGGTTACGTCAACATAGCTGTGttgtgtgagtgggtgggggtgggggctcAATCTTCGTAAACATGGAGGCATTGTAGCTATATAGGTGTTGCCTCTGCTGCACCCTCTTATTTCCTCCGAAAGTTTCATTCAGCTATGACTGCCGACCTTTACGGGTTAATGGAACCATGCCCACCACTGCTAATTGTAACATTTTTATTGGTTGTAGCATCTTATTCTTATCATTAAAAGATGGCTGTTTTAGTATTTGTAACTCCTAGGAAAACTGACAGAAAAATCAAACTGGCTTATATGTTACAACTCTGAATGATGTGACTATTATGCTAAGTTTCACACTGGGATGAATGGAAAAGATATATACTCATAGTAACATCCATATCATTATAGCATATCCCACTGTATATGGAATATGATATTGGCTTTCACAAAAGTTAAAAGATTTGTCCCACAATACATTACATTTTCTCATATACTTAAACATATTTATATTCCTGAAAAAATGTATCAAGCATTATGATGTAAAGTAGAAAGAAATATTTCACACTGGTACCTTTCACCTTGTGATTCAACATATTTTGCAAACATCTGACCTTGGGCTGCTCTCTCATCTCTTGCTCATATGTGGAAGGTGCATTGCCGTGACTGCGCCTTACTGGAATACTGCgggtcttctcctcttctcccaagAACGTTGACACTAGTGAGGTGTTGCTTTGAAAGTCTGGGTGCTTGGTGTTGATGTAGGCCAACTCAATGGCCACCAAATTTTCAACCTTCGTAGATGAGGGAAATGAATAATTTACTGAAGCATGAATGCATAACTGGATCCAAGTCCAGTTTCAGTGATGTATAATTTAACAACAAACTTGCTTACACGCTAAAGCTACTTTGTGTAACTAATGTCACCAAGGAACCTGTcaataataagaaaacaatagaGAGAATAGTCAGCAACTTTTGGACACTTACAGATACAAGTACACATAAAGGGTAAAAGAACACAAGTGCATATAAAGGGTTAATGGAGAAAATATCTTCATTTTACCATGGAATTGGTGGGAGGCAAGCGTCTTCTCAGAAGTTGAGTTACAACATCAACAATTTTTTCATGCAGTTTGGGAAAGCGAAGCATCTCCTGCTGAACCTGAAAATATTAATAGGATATATACAGATTTATATATTAAGGACACAAGTCTGGGGATAtaccgtatttgacggcttataagacgcactttttcttccctcaaaATGTCTCATTATATTGTCTGGTAGGCCATAGGGCCGTAACATTGTGCGCGAAAAGTTTAAAGCTCAAAGCAGTGAGATGAAGCATCTGACTCATGTGCCAAGATGGAGGAAACTGCCTTTGTTTATGCTTCCCAGTCAAGGCTATGCCAGTGGAAAGGGTTGCTAATTAGTTCATTTAGGTGAGGGTGACGAAACTGCTCAATCAGTAAATGATGCCACTGGCGTGAATGTAAGTATTTCAAAATAGCATTTTAGTTCCCTTTCACACCACTGACTGGAAAGTGCACTTGGACCCTAAGCACATATACACGCCATTGGCGTGAAGGTGCGCGAGAGGATTAAAGTGCTGTGTGGGTTAAGCATCCTCAAACATGGGATGTATACTTCATAATAAGTTAGAAAAGGCTCTTGCACAtagcatctaaaaaaaaaaaaaaaaaaaaaaaaaaaagtggagacaaTACCAACTTCATCAACTAACTTCAAGGAATCTGATTTAGTGAAATAAAAAGTTTCCAATGGCAATGGTCACTAACTCATCATTTTCATGGGTCACCGGCTGGCTTAATTTACAAGTTGGACAAAGCGTCGCGCTCTGCTGAGTGGCATCTGCAAAATAGTCTTGTTTACCATATATATTGATTTTCAATGCCAATATTCTTAGTAATGTAAGTTCATGGTTATTTGTCTGTGATAATTTCTGATATATACTCGAGTATATATTATTAACATCCTTTTAGAGCGGAAACAATGGTCACACGTGTGTTGCAGCTCAGCTATCTCATTTTTTTACGAATGTACTATACCAAATATGCCGTACACGCGTTTTACTTCGCCTTTGTAGAGGTTTAtgcttcaaataaaaaaaaagcttggaGCACATTATCTTTAGCTGCCTTTGTGGAAAAACTGAAATCATGTGGCCAAAACCGAAATAACCTGCCCAACTGACGACCGAAATCGAAGGTCACGAACCCTCcttgcacccacccacacacttgcCACTGCACACATTCACTCCTGTCCTCAGCCTCAGTCAGTAAAGATGGAATAGGCAGTGAAGAGCAAGCGAGCAGACTCAGGCGGAGGCAGGGCAGCGCGTgtggtttgttattgttttggtagACACGGGGGACAATCTCAGCTGCAGTGTCATTCTCAAATACCATTTATGACGAAAGTAAGCTATTTATGGGTTCTGTGTAAATGCATTTTCTTTaaagtatataaaaagaaaaaaaaaataataaaaacattgagtTCAATCcatcaatacataaaataataatttgtcCCAGAAAAACAGATGGTACAAAGAGCATGAAACATCTATATACAATGATTTCCATTATTAAAGTCTTTATACTATGGAGTAATGTGTAAAAGTGTTGTAATTATTCTATCTTTTCGTTTAGTGATAACATAATGTACATAGAAAATAGAGATCCAGTTGTCCAACTTGTCTGTGAAATATTATTGTCTGGTGAATCAGGCAACTGCTGACTGAGTTAGTGGCCTTGGCCATTGAGATTGTGAGTTAAGAACAGACTGACAATATTTGATGTTGAAGATTTGTTAatgaagaaaacataagaaatatCTGGAAGGTTGTGTTGTGGCTGACAAATGGAGAAATTGAATATTTGGCCCTATGAAAGTCACCAGGTTCCTTCTACCCAAATCTTAAGTAAGAAATAGATAAGAAGTTAAGTTATCTACCCTTAAATTCTGCAACTTTTGTTGAGATGAACAGCTGGAAAATGAGTAGAGTAATGCAGAGTAAAGTAGTCCGTTTAAGAATGGATAGGATGAGCTTATCAATCCACTCTGCAATAGAAATAGCCATACGTTTGATTGATCTATATTCTCTAGGTATTATACCTCAGTTCCACAAAACTGGATGATTCTCTGCATTTCCTCGTGGACCAACTCAACACAGCGGAGGGAAGGGTCCTCCAGCCTGCGAATCTGTCTCTTCACCAGCAGCTCAAAGGAAACCtgatgagaaaaaaacaaaccaTTTCTGTTCATAATCCCTACACATCAGAAAGCATTAGCTGAGGATATTTACTATTTAATTACCATATTTGGCAGCATATAAATGACCTCCAAAATTTCCAATCAAAATGTGAGCTTGCAGCCCCATAACCCTTGTCTTTTATTACTTTCCACTAACCAGTGAACTGATAATGTTATCAACACCTTGCTAAACAGCACAGCCTATGGTTAGATTTTACCTTTCACCAGCTTCTGGGTTTCATGGGTAATACTTAGTCACCAcctttctcctctgtctcctgGTAATATTTATCTTACTAAAATCTCACATATTTCTTCACTTTCCTAGTTTTACCAGTGCCTTACACATAGTGTCTAGTAATTATTTTGTATAAACTTTCCATCATACAGGAAATCAACTGTGTTTGATGCTGATGACAGTGATTTGAACAGTTAAAAATATTCAAGATGAATGTTTGTCAAAGTCCCCCCCCCAGAGACCCATAACTATGGGATAAAGAGGTAATGATTTTTAGCCAGTGATTCAGATAACCCAGCACATATGGTATATATGGCATTACCTGTGCTGTATCTTGGATCTTACCTCTGGTACAAACAAGGCTGGCCTCGGTCCTGTGGCATTTCGTATTGCAGTGAGAATGTCCATCTGTGTCAAGCCAGCAAGTGGGTGGATGCAGTCCAGGGTACGACCAAATGTTTCATGGAAAATATAGCAGATTCGAGCACCCCCACACCTGTtaaggaaattaaataaacacTACACTCAGTGGAAATTAAGAAGGAGAAAATCCACACCAGTCAGTGAGGATATATTCCAGAAAAGTTTTGGTGACAAAAGTTGGTTTGCTTCTATATCATATATACTGCCACTGCTTTGCGAAGTGGCAGTAccgtaaccaatgaggttcatcCGATGTGCATTGTTGCCGATGAGTAGAGCTTCCTTGTTTTGGGGTATTGGGAAAAGAGCAATACGACTACCTTCTGACTGGGAgggtagcctaccccatcctcaccttcacgcggTACACACCGTTATTATACCTTGTGGGTTTTAATCCTTTTGCCTGgacaaggagcaagtctccataatACTACATTGGACTGGCCACCCACTGGTagcctctaatacttttatcaAGTTTAGAGGCAGGAGCAATGACCAGGGAGTGGCAGGAGAATAGGGAATGCTTGAGACTGGTGACTATTAATGTGAATGGGTTAggtgatgaagaaaagaggagggatgattgaaaattttgtgaagtggatgtgttgggagtgagtgaaatgCATATTAGAGGAACAGGTACGAGTGATGGTCGAGAGGGTAtatgggagggtgtgcctgggggggctGTATGGACAGGGGTGGATGAGAAGTATAATGGCAGGAGTAAGGAAGCATGTGCtgttgtgatgtctgaaagagtgtggaatggtgtgactgattatggttggaaggaaTCAAGacttgtgtgggtgaaaggaaaagtatgtTACATAAAGTATatatgggtgtgtatttatgcaccagtaaatgtgaaaagtaaaaaaggactgagggaaagggaTGCCTTTTGGGAGGAAGTGGTTGCATGttgtgagaaagaaaggaaacttattatgatgggagatatgaatgctaaagtgggtgatgaatgtgtgatggatgtggtgggaaaatgggggatacctagaaagaatgaaaatggagagtgcctggtggaggtctgtgctgagagggggtTGTGcatagcgaacaccttctttcagcacaagaatatccaccgatacacatggaggaggggggaagatcaTGAGCAGAAAgtattgattgattatgtggcagtagatggaagacttagAAAAGATATTTGTGAtgcaaaggtagtaagaggaatgttcaatGGCTCTGACTATCTTGCAGAGCTGGTAAAATTAAAGTTaaaggaaaagtgggtgtttgaaaagaaaggtgaagtaaaaaaggaaatattgaagatagaaaagttacaggaaaaagaaataagagatgaGTATAAACgagaaatggcagaggccttaagtgaaaaatgggaaagtgtaaaagataatacagatATTGAATAAGTTtttagaacatttaaagaagtaatgttaaccacaacaaaaaaagtgttagggatgaaagtggtgagtgatggaaaaagaaaaggaaatccatggtggacagaagagataaggaggatagtaaaagagaaaagggaacttttaagaatactcaagaaagaaatgtggctgagcaagtaaaaagggaaaggaaaaagaaatatagagaatgcaaaatgaaattaaaacgaGCAATAACAGAAAGTAAGGAgtgagttgatgaagactttggaaaaagactaagtgaaaaatataaagggaacagaaaatcatattggaaagaagtaaaaaactaaagaaaagcagaaaatatctccccaagtaaaataaatgaagttatggatgagaatggaaagatgttgaaagacggggaagctgtgaaagagagatggagagaatattttaaaaacttaatgaattttgaggatggatgtccagcagctgtaacagcaacagttttgggtggaggtagaggagtatataaagaaggaagtataacatatcaagaagtaaatcaagcaataaaaatataaaaaaatggagaggcagcaggaattgatggaatcacagtagaaatgttgaagtgtggagatgtagttactaaatggatggtcaagatatgtgaagtggcatgggtgggggtggggtgtgggggtgccagcagactggacaaaagccatcattgtcccagtttacaaggggaagggcaggagaggggagtgtgggagctatagatatataagtctcctgagtatacctggaaaggtatatggaagtcataatagagagggtgcaaagacttacagaagagaaaatcagtgaagaacaaggaggcttcaggaagggaagaggatgagtaaATCAGATATTTGCcatcaggatggtagtagaaaaaatattagcagaaggaaagaaactatatgctgccttcatggcttcagaaaaagcttatgacagagtcgaggttttttgtttttttttgcaactagaactcgggtcaggggtgacatgtaggtgattttaagctcaccaccttatccactaggccaccgcctccctattGGATGGCATTGTGGAatgttttaaagatatatggtgtgggaggaaaactgcttaatgcaataaagtctttctatgagatgcatctgcatgtgtcaaaattaggtggagaaacaagtgaacattttgagataaaagtgggcttaaggcaggggtgtgtcatgtcaccatagTTGTTCAATATTcaatatggatggtgttatgagagatttgaagggcaaagttggggaagttggagtaaaaatgtacgctgagggaagtaagtgggtgctgaattcaatcttatttgctgatgacacagtgctcaatgcagaaaatgaaagtgacatacaaaatttggtcagtgtttttgatagtgtatgtaaaaggagagctgaaagtaaatgtcaacaaaagtaaagtgatggtttgtgagcggagtagaagtgaggtcgtggattttgtatgcccatatagagtgggaattgaatgtgaaaaagaatgcaaaataattttgaatggtgaagaaatggaggaggttaatgagtttaagtaccttggatcagttatgtgtaagcatgatggtatggagggagagacaagagaaagggcattgcaaggaagaagggtggtagggtcttcggaacatatcatgaatggcagaagtgtgagcatggaggtaaagagggatttgagaaacacaataatagtaccaaccctcacatatgcaagtgaaacaagGGCCTGGAAAGAAAGTCAGAGGtttagagtgcaggcagtggaaatgagttattggaggagtgcatgtggtgtgagtagaatggatggaatgagtaatgaaagtgtgtatgagtgttttggaatgtgtcacaggggtgaagggaagaagtgtggagtggtagaagtgaagcaacagactttaaagtggtttggtcacatggagggaatggaggagagtaagatgaccaggagggtgtatgtgagtgagatagagggagggaatgttagaggatgacctccagtgaaatggagggatagggtgcaggagtacgtgagggagaggggtgaaagatccttgagaaactttgagtaggcaaggagggagtgtatgaatagagaaagatggaaactcttctgctgtaTCCATCCCCttgtgggagctcctaggagcaggtgtcgatgagatgatgatgatgattatccAGCCAGCAATCATGAATTTTTCCCACAAACCTACATGACTAAATATTTTCAGATGAACAATATTTCACAGGTAAATGAATATTTATTGACATTGTCATGAACATATTCAAGTTTCAGGGCCTAAAGGCATATTTTCATAAAGAAATATGTAGATAAAAGTTTTCATTGTTTTGGTATGGGTGTAACAGCAAGTGTGGATATTGGAGATGTTCATTGGTTGAAGCAAGGTACTTTGAGATGACTTGGACACGTGACAAGAATAAATGAGGATGGCTTTGTGAAGACAGAGTATGAGTATGATTGAGGGAAATGATATcagggaggaaaactgcttagtgcaatacagtctttctatgaggatgcatctgcatgtgtcaaaattactggagaaacaagtgaacattttaagataaaagtgggcttaagacaagggtgcgtcatgtcaccatggttattcaatatttatatggatggtgttattagagaaattaagggcaaagttggagaagttggagtaagactgttcgatgagggaaggaagtgggtactgaattcgatactgtttgctgatgacacggtgctcattgcagaaaatgaaagtgacctacaaaatttggtcagtgtttttgatagtgactgtaacaggagaaagctgaaagtaaatgtcaacaaaagtaaagtgatggtttgtaaGCGAAGTAGAAGTgtggttgtagattttgtatgcccatacagtgggaattgaatgtgaaaaagaatgcaaaatagttttgaatggtgaagaaatgaaggatgtcaatgagtttaagtaccttggatcagttatgtgtaagcatggtggtatggagggagagataagagaaagggcattgcaaggaagaagggtggtagggtctttgggacaaatcatgaatggcagaagtgtgagcatggaggtaaagtaatagtaccaaccctcacatatgcaagtgaaacgtgggaatggaatgaaagtcagGTCTAGAGtccaggcagtggaaatgagttatttgagcagtgcttgtggtgtgagtagaatggatggaatgaataatgaaagtgtgtacgagcattttggaatgtgtcactggggtgaagggaagaagtgtggagtggtggaagaagtgaagcgacagactttaaagtggtttggccacatggagcgaatggaggagagtaagatgaccagaagggtgtatgtgagtgagatagagggagggaatgctagaggacgacctccagtgaaatggagggatagggcgcaggagtacattagggagaggggggaaagatctttgagaaactttgagcaggcaaggagggagtgtctggataaagttggaagctcttctgctgtggccatcccctggtgggagctcctaggagcaggcgtcgatgaaatgaaatgaagtttgcagttgttattggacaagacaaaaaaaaaagacccttaaaacacccccaagaggaaaaaaaatctataaaaattTGTACCTACAGCGCCGGGGTGCCCGAgcgtgcctgaggggatagtctcgttgtgagcgcttagcaatgaaagggttaaactactccaaccgaatttTAAATATCCTGACCTTTAACGGGCGGCTTCGCCCCCGTGGACccccccagcgtggtaacactacactgtgactgcagcagataatgcataactggcaacttgggcctGTGGGTTacagctgagccaggcgggactcagattccgtaggagtgcccaggagtgtttctaggggggcactaattttatacggatttttgaatagtacggggatcctgggtccctaacccccgtactatttgagggacgactgtatagacgtttcgaaattgggactttttgtcaGTGCGTCAATATATAGACGTTTACTCTCATTTGCCCACACTAGATTGTAGCATGATATATAGATGATTCCTTACCACTAAcaaaattatcaaaataaatcattaTTTGGCATCTCAAGCCCCCTGACACTTAccgacattgcctctcaaggacagtcacTGCTTGTGCTTTGTCGGTGGTGGATGTGCTATGCACATCAGCTAACATGgggaatttttgcatttttttctattttccatgcTTCAAACTATACCACACGGTAGCAGTTTTGCCTAAAAACGAATAAGTACAAAAagaatacatgaaaaaaatgaagaaaagtggagggagggaggtaaaccACATCCAGATCACAAGTCCTGGACATTGCCTTTGCAATGGGTGTGAGTGACTCTAAACCtcatataaatatatcaatatacatataaccaatcaaacttaaataacatctatatatagattcaaatgtttgttcagttttgcggCAGTCTATATATAGACAtcaatctggaatgcccacttgtggggaatctatatatagacgtaTGGATGAAAATTGACGTCTAtacagatgatttttttttctggtagtacACACATCAGCCCTGCTGCCAGGAAGGGGTTAAACATCCTTAGCTGTAATTATGGATGTATGGTTGTGTTTGTAAAGCAACAAATACACAGTTTTTCGTATGGCTTTTCGTATCGATGAACACATTGAACAGTTGGGTGGGCTGCACGGCAACCGTCCAtgctgggaatcgaacccaggctcccAGATTCATAGTCAGGGATGCTAAATACTGCATTGCAGAAGTGTATTAGGTTCAGTAGTGACAGTAATAGGCTAAGAGGAATGGGATAGGAGGCTAGAGGAGGAAGACTGGGCAATCTGTACATGTCAGGGTTGTATGGACACCAAAAGGAATCGGAAAGAATTGTAAAACCAACGTGTTTCTAacacagtgctgggaaaaaaggacACACATGCTTGAATAAATCcaaggaaaaggatagaaaataagtggtttaagcaaaaaaataaagaaataaattgtGAAAATTATAGTGTTATACTGTATTCTAGAGTGGACAAATAATTGGCATAATGTcattgaaaaatataaatatatatatatatatatatatatatatatatatatatatatatatatatatatatatatatatatatatatatatatatatatatatatatatatatatatatatatatatatataacttacaGTTCTGTGGTTTCAATATTTCTGGCAGTGCCTTCAATGGTCTGGCAGTAGGCAGCATTGAACTTGGTAATGATCTGGAGAAGAGTTTGAGCCTTGTCTTGGACATCATCACCATAGCTATTGAGGAGTGTTTGAAATTGTGACATCATCATGGTCACTCGAGTctgcaataaaaataataatgaagtaataaggaaaggtaagaaggtcAGTGGGTGTCATTCATTCATATGAGTAGCTACCTAAGAAATAGCAATGGTGCTACACTTTAGTGACAGATTGTGCTACAACACTGATAAGTTCTTCCAGAACTCCCTCAGCGGACCCAACTCAAACCGACTTATAGGTGAGTCAGACTATAGGAAGATGGAAATTTTTCAATTACAATGTCATGGTAAAAAATATGACATGGAGCTCAGTAAGTTGTAACAAAAGGAAAGTTATGCTGAAGAGGCTATCCAGAACCATGTATGCATAAGACTTCAACAAAATGCAAGTAATGTTGAAATGGAAAACTATAAGTTAATGTAAACCTTGAGTTCAGGAAGGCAGTCTCGAATGTGGTGCATCAGGAGTCTGTTCAGAGTCTTGGCCAGGTAGGGAGTGCCATTGCGGTTGGCCAGAGTTGGGTACCTTCGTTGTAAAAAAGCAGCTTCATCAGCCAGTGCTTCTTTTATGGactggagaggaaaaataaaatttcTCCAATTACATACATGTGTTGTAAAAGCTGAATTCTGAAGCACAATATTTAGAATGGGAAAATGCTGAAAAAGTCTACATGATGTTGATAGGACTACATAAATTGCCAGAAGTACAAAGGTAGGCGCATTATGGTCCCTTCGTTACTGTTTAAGGGAGCAAAACAACTTGGCAAAATAAAAGTTTAACTGACAATCAGTAAGGAACTCTACAGGATGGCTAAAGTCCATGCACCAAGGGATGTGGTGACCATGATGATTATCTTCTCAGCAGTCTCTTCCTATCTGTTTGGTACATCTATTCATTGTACGATACTGCTACAAAACTTTTGCCTTACTTTGCTGTCAATTATGTCTTGCTGAGATCTGTTTACCACACCAATTATTCCTAGCTTTACAGGAATAACTCTGCCACAGAGGATATCAATGGCATCAGTCCCTGTAATGGAAAAAGGTTTTCTCTGTAACAAAACAGCAGGAAACATCTTCAACATAATTAACTCAGAACATATCAATGAGTGGGCATAATGTCCTGATCTACAGCTAACTCCATTCCTAAAAGGTGGTTCAATTGAGTCTGCTTGCCAGACAGCTTCCCAGTTTATAAAACTTTTGGTAAGACTGACAAGTCTGCGTCAGCCATGAGCTTTGTTGGTATCACCTTGTCTCTTCAACTTGAGGTTGTCTAACTGATCTTTTGTATTGATATACTTCTGTCTTCCAACAATGACAAAAATGATGCAAAATCAGTCTTGACTGTTTAATACATACAATGTTAAAAAATGTTCAGATCACTTTTCAAGcagaaataaggaatgaaagtgAGATTATAGGTCAGTATCATGTGTAACGAAAAAAAAATTCCTAAATCATAATCCTAAATAAAATCTAAAATGAGACTTGCTATTGCTCTATACTTAACAAACTTAAGTCACATATATCCAGAAAACAGTGAGGCTCACCTGCATCCATTAGGTCCAGTTTGGTGATGACTGCCAGTGTTCGACGCCCATCTGGATCAACTTCCTTGGCCATTTTAAGACTCTCTGAGGTTGCCATGTCCATGTTGGCAGAGGACACTGCCAGAATGATGGAGTTTGGGTTGCTGATATAATACAGAAGGAGGTCACGGATTTGAATTTCTATGTCCTCTGGTTGGTCCCCAACTGGTACCTGCATGGTAAAGAATTACATAACTTTTTAACAATCATTGCCATGCCATTTGATGATGTCAGGTATTAACttcttcactccggcgacgctgaCGTTGGCGTCCGACAGTgtcactgtatggaaagggttagtcctcttctaaacctcttccatttcctcttaatcctcttctaaacctcttaagaggaaatggaagagggttaagaggaatttagaggaggattaatcctcttccatttcctcttgaccctttccatactgtgacgccgacgtctgcgtcacagatggaaagggttgagaacacgtaaaaaaaaaaaaaaaaaaaaaaaaaaaggtgaagttgCAAGCATAGTCACTGATGGAGATAcaatctctcattttcctcctaaaTACTAAGCATTCTGACACTGATGAACAAAG
This genomic window contains:
- the LOC127007396 gene encoding dynamin-1-like protein isoform X3 produces the protein MEALIPIINKLQDVFNTVGADSLQLPQIVVVGSQSAGKSSVLESLVGRSFLPRGTGIVTRRPLVLQLVYTTSDDNQHRSAEAGTLDLDEWAQFLHIKDKVFTDFTEVRKEIERETRRIAGDNKGICSEPIRLKIYSDKVVNLTVVDLPGLTKVPVGDQPEDIEIQIRDLLLYYISNPNSIILAVSSANMDMATSESLKMAKEVDPDGRRTLAVITKLDLMDAGTDAIDILCGRVIPVKLGIIGVVNRSQQDIIDSKSIKEALADEAAFLQRRYPTLANRNGTPYLAKTLNRLLMHHIRDCLPELKTRVTMMMSQFQTLLNSYGDDVQDKAQTLLQIITKFNAAYCQTIEGTARNIETTELCGGARICYIFHETFGRTLDCIHPLAGLTQMDILTAIRNATGPRPALFVPEVSFELLVKRQIRRLEDPSLRCVELVHEEMQRIIQFCGTEVQQEMLRFPKLHEKIVDVVTQLLRRRLPPTNSMVENLVAIELAYINTKHPDFQSNTSLVSTFLGEEEKTRSIPVRRSHGNAPSTYEQEMREQPKAQSLQSLHQALPRPITLESQPSQPISKDQANNQNWFSSLIAGPRAELTGPSKEQSREGSPNMTPTHQLLAVSAFEAFTNPSEIIEKPVNLLPEVPMQQTRKLTERETKDCEVIERLIKSYFYIVRKSIQDKVPKAVMHFLVNHVKDNLQSELVKHLYRTDEIDTFLSESPEIAQRRKEAAEMLKALQNANVIIGEIRETHMW
- the LOC127007396 gene encoding dynamin-1-like protein isoform X1, translated to MEALIPIINKLQDVFNTVGADSLQLPQIVVVGSQSAGKSSVLESLVGRSFLPRGTGIVTRRPLVLQLVYTTSDDNQHRSAEAGTLDLDEWAQFLHIKDKVFTDFTEVRKEIERETRRIAGDNKGICSEPIRLKIYSDKVVNLTVVDLPGLTKVPVGDQPEDIEIQIRDLLLYYISNPNSIILAVSSANMDMATSESLKMAKEVDPDGRRTLAVITKLDLMDAGTDAIDILCGRVIPVKLGIIGVVNRSQQDIIDSKSIKEALADEAAFLQRRYPTLANRNGTPYLAKTLNRLLMHHIRDCLPELKTRVTMMMSQFQTLLNSYGDDVQDKAQTLLQIITKFNAAYCQTIEGTARNIETTELCGGARICYIFHETFGRTLDCIHPLAGLTQMDILTAIRNATGPRPALFVPEVSFELLVKRQIRRLEDPSLRCVELVHEEMQRIIQFCGTEVQQEMLRFPKLHEKIVDVVTQLLRRRLPPTNSMVENLVAIELAYINTKHPDFQSNTSLVSTFLGEEEKTRSIPVRRSHGNAPSTYEQEMREQPKAQSLQSLHQALPRPITLESQPSQPISKDQANNQNWFSSLIAGPRAELTGPSKEQSREGSPNMTPTHQLLAVSAFEAFTNPSEIIEVEKLPQLPPPPAEGGILSPQKPVNLLPEVPMQQTRKLTERETKDCEVIERLIKSYFYIVRKSIQDKVPKAVMHFLVNHVKDNLQSELVKHLYRTDEIDTFLSESPEIAQRRKEAAEMLKALQNANVIIGEIRETHMW